The following are encoded in a window of Vibrio sp. SCSIO 43136 genomic DNA:
- a CDS encoding transporter substrate-binding domain-containing protein produces the protein MRVFLSCLFAVLLLASETVRAQIELSEQEQDFIRANPIWRVHSDSIWPPYNYHEFGEPKGYVVELLTIASQKVGVQLEWVNNDAWATSDRAINNGSVDINIHLSGFPQIADELVVSKVGLFSTWSSLVFGSHHPSVDTLDELTHHTVAVVKGSMEETILKKDYPEIQRVVTDDSIHLLEMVKSGDADAAIGDERVLKYHLKHYLVSNLKTRSLKSHPRLGERQHKYIVHSSKSMIVPILDSAIADISESEINALRDKWWRAEESTRVQALNLTQDERDYLFDKHTIRYCSHPDLMPISSTEGGKLQGMAQDYMAYVEQSLGVQTRLVEAKSWPQAQFLLKMRECDLLTMSNRVKQRLSYSNYTEPYLSLTLGVVIHQQNPYAADLETLNGRSIGLAKNGLDKELLEEAYPNIEFVEVDSARDGFAMIEDKALFGYVGLLPRMTYLLQKEYPSLMVASQLGEPLQVSFAVRSDEPELARILNKAIKNMGVKLHTSVANSWTSVEYRPQSDLRLVWAVLVIALVVLSAVGYSYYILRRQYNKLRKLSTQDRLTGLYNRYTIDTVMAEQFAEYRFSKKSFSVILADIDHFKILNDHHGHLVGDEVLINTSQILSSNVANTDLVGRWGGEEFIIICPNRTEEQAVRLAETLREQIVANQHPKVGNVTCSFGVAEFEVGINVIDLMQRADRALYQSKRVGRNAVTSHGDHQPSEEAHSYDI, from the coding sequence ATGCGAGTGTTTTTATCGTGCCTGTTTGCAGTATTGCTATTGGCCTCGGAGACAGTTCGAGCCCAAATTGAACTCTCTGAGCAAGAGCAGGACTTTATCCGTGCCAATCCTATCTGGCGTGTGCATTCTGACAGCATCTGGCCTCCATACAATTATCACGAGTTCGGCGAACCTAAGGGTTATGTTGTCGAACTTTTAACCATTGCTTCTCAAAAAGTGGGTGTCCAGCTCGAATGGGTGAACAACGATGCTTGGGCAACAAGCGATCGTGCGATTAACAATGGCAGTGTAGATATCAATATCCACCTTTCAGGATTCCCACAAATAGCTGACGAACTCGTGGTGAGTAAAGTTGGGCTATTCAGTACATGGAGTTCACTGGTATTTGGTTCCCACCACCCATCCGTAGATACCCTGGATGAGCTCACGCATCACACTGTCGCAGTGGTCAAGGGTTCAATGGAAGAAACTATCTTAAAGAAAGACTATCCAGAAATTCAGCGAGTCGTGACGGATGATTCAATTCATCTGTTAGAGATGGTAAAAAGTGGTGACGCAGATGCAGCAATTGGTGATGAACGAGTACTCAAATATCACCTTAAACACTATTTAGTTTCTAATCTTAAAACTCGTAGTCTTAAATCTCACCCTAGATTAGGTGAGCGTCAACACAAGTATATCGTGCATTCTAGTAAATCTATGATTGTTCCTATTCTAGACAGTGCGATAGCAGATATCTCAGAAAGTGAAATCAATGCCCTAAGAGATAAGTGGTGGCGTGCAGAAGAAAGCACAAGAGTGCAAGCGCTTAACCTTACTCAAGATGAGCGTGATTATCTGTTTGACAAACATACCATCAGATACTGCTCGCATCCCGATCTGATGCCAATATCTTCGACCGAAGGTGGTAAGCTGCAAGGCATGGCTCAAGATTACATGGCGTACGTAGAGCAAAGTCTTGGCGTTCAGACTCGACTGGTAGAAGCTAAATCGTGGCCACAAGCGCAATTCCTACTTAAGATGCGTGAATGTGATTTGCTTACTATGAGCAATAGAGTTAAGCAGCGCCTCAGTTACTCCAACTATACCGAGCCGTACCTATCACTCACCCTTGGGGTGGTTATCCATCAGCAGAACCCTTATGCAGCGGACTTAGAAACCCTTAATGGGCGTAGTATTGGTCTGGCAAAAAATGGTTTGGATAAGGAATTATTGGAAGAAGCATATCCTAATATCGAGTTTGTTGAGGTTGACTCGGCCCGAGACGGCTTTGCAATGATTGAAGATAAGGCGTTGTTTGGTTATGTCGGGTTGCTACCTCGCATGACTTATTTGCTGCAAAAAGAGTACCCAAGCTTGATGGTTGCCAGCCAACTGGGTGAGCCGCTTCAAGTCAGTTTCGCGGTTCGCAGCGATGAGCCTGAATTGGCTAGAATATTAAATAAGGCCATCAAAAATATGGGGGTTAAACTTCATACTTCAGTGGCAAACAGCTGGACGTCGGTAGAGTATCGACCGCAGTCGGACCTACGTTTAGTTTGGGCGGTGTTAGTGATTGCGCTGGTGGTGCTTAGCGCTGTAGGTTACAGCTACTATATTTTGCGTAGGCAATACAATAAGTTGCGAAAACTCTCTACTCAAGATCGCCTTACTGGGCTTTATAATCGCTACACCATAGATACTGTCATGGCAGAGCAATTTGCAGAATATCGGTTCTCTAAGAAGTCTTTTAGTGTGATTTTGGCTGATATTGACCATTTCAAGATCTTAAATGATCACCATGGTCACTTAGTGGGGGATGAAGTACTCATCAATACCTCGCAGATATTGTCTAGCAATGTGGCCAACACCGATCTTGTGGGGCGTTGGGGGGGCGAAGAGTTCATCATCATTTGTCCTAATCGCACCGAAGAGCAAGCGGTGCGCCTTGCTGAGACACTACGAGAGCAAATCGTAGCCAATCAACACCCAAAGGTGGGTAATGTCACTTGTAGTTTTGGTGTGGCTGAGTTCGAAGTTGGGATTAATGTTATCGACCTAATGCAACGTGCTGACCGGGCTCTCTACCAGTCGAAAAGGGTGGGTCGTAATGCAGTGACTTCTCATGGCGATCATCAACCGAGTGAAGAAGCGCACAGCTATGATATTTGA
- a CDS encoding GGDEF domain-containing protein — MQNVDVDLNWLDRSQKYRTQVLRWMSLVMLVACLAYGAINLLLLDQVLLGTSELVFAIYSAFIYNFSDKFGQRIYHPVIFVSSVNLMVLLAILSTPTSVTLFVWLFICPILVYLLLGKSLGFKVNALLVPISIIVNTYAATQPDSELLLRSSFNVAICLLAVWAIAHVYERNRENTETMLTSLALVDPLTNIDNRLSLALSFEKMASIHRRKTDIFSMLVIDIDYFKKINDTYGHSVGDEVLKQVAKLLAESVRVSDSIYRVGGEEFCALLPYTDGKLARATAEHVRKEVAFHQFEVDEHQIQLSVSIGIAEYGQDGVALEEMFKTADDLLYNAKGAGRNKVAYGT; from the coding sequence ATGCAGAACGTGGATGTTGATCTCAATTGGCTGGATAGATCACAAAAATATCGTACTCAAGTCCTTCGATGGATGAGCTTGGTGATGTTAGTTGCCTGCTTAGCTTATGGGGCGATTAATCTACTGCTGCTTGATCAAGTGTTACTGGGCACTAGTGAACTGGTGTTTGCCATCTATTCGGCATTTATTTACAACTTTTCTGATAAGTTCGGCCAACGCATCTATCACCCTGTCATTTTTGTTTCATCCGTTAACTTGATGGTCCTGCTGGCCATTTTGAGCACACCAACATCCGTGACACTTTTTGTATGGTTATTTATTTGCCCTATTTTGGTCTATTTACTGCTGGGTAAAAGTTTAGGTTTTAAGGTTAATGCGCTTTTGGTGCCGATCAGCATCATAGTCAATACGTACGCAGCCACTCAGCCAGATTCTGAATTGCTACTCCGTTCGTCGTTTAACGTCGCTATCTGCTTGCTGGCTGTATGGGCGATTGCCCATGTCTACGAACGCAACCGAGAGAACACGGAAACAATGCTAACGTCTTTAGCATTGGTTGATCCTCTCACTAACATCGATAACCGATTAAGCCTTGCGCTAAGTTTCGAAAAAATGGCGAGCATACATCGCCGCAAGACTGACATCTTTTCGATGCTAGTTATCGACATCGACTATTTTAAAAAGATTAATGATACCTATGGTCACTCGGTAGGTGATGAGGTGTTAAAGCAAGTCGCTAAACTATTGGCAGAGTCCGTTCGGGTGTCGGATTCTATCTATCGTGTAGGTGGAGAGGAATTTTGTGCTTTGCTCCCTTACACCGATGGAAAACTAGCTAGAGCAACGGCCGAACATGTGCGTAAAGAAGTAGCGTTTCATCAGTTTGAAGTCGATGAGCATCAAATTCAACTCTCTGTCAGCATCGGTATAGCGGAGTATGGCCAAGATGGTGTAGCACTAGAAGAAATGTTTAAAACTGCTGACGACCTGCTATATAACGCTAAAGGAGCAGGCCGTAACAAGGTTGCTTACGGCACCTGA
- a CDS encoding GNAT family N-acetyltransferase — MKFREAEYNDYAEIAKLHAKSWQRHYRGIVTDAYLDQYAEDDRLVIWQTRLTNPAFNQHILVAEDDDKICGFICIYGNHNYELGTIIDNLHVDSAYQGHGLGTRLMLEAAMWTAKFFPDNGLYLEVLEQNQAAKQFYQVLGGKDIEIRDWQSPCGSLVKESVIRWDNPETLLEKTRTFV; from the coding sequence GTGAAGTTCAGGGAAGCAGAATATAACGATTATGCAGAGATTGCTAAGCTACATGCTAAAAGCTGGCAACGTCATTATCGTGGCATCGTGACAGACGCATACTTAGACCAATATGCAGAAGATGATCGCTTAGTTATTTGGCAAACACGTTTAACCAATCCAGCATTTAATCAGCACATTTTAGTGGCCGAAGATGATGACAAGATTTGCGGTTTTATCTGTATTTACGGCAACCACAACTACGAACTTGGTACAATCATCGACAATTTGCACGTGGATTCCGCCTATCAAGGTCACGGTTTAGGTACCCGTTTGATGCTTGAAGCGGCGATGTGGACGGCTAAGTTTTTCCCTGATAATGGGCTTTACTTAGAAGTCTTGGAGCAAAATCAGGCGGCTAAGCAGTTCTATCAAGTACTTGGTGGCAAGGACATCGAAATTCGAGATTGGCAATCACCGTGCGGCTCTTTGGTTAAGGAATCCGTGATTCGTTGGGACAACCCTGAAACACTGTTAGAAAAGACCAGGACTTTCGTCTAG
- the codB gene encoding cytosine permease, with protein MIFDDEYGLRPVPHYARKRALPLALVFIAFTIFSASMHAGGSLYQQTSSDEFIAVVLIGNLVLGVYTAFLARIAVTTGLSTHLLAHFSFGTKGSKLPSLLLGGTQVGWFGVGVAMLAIPVNAATGVDVNLLIVISGALMIATAHFGISSLIFLSAIAVPLFLLLSGSSLAQVGQDTIVNVFRSDESEAGVAMSYTAGLSIVIGSFISASTLTADFARFFRTYRIAMLVVLMAYLLGNSLTFFIGAIGVSSLGYPDLFDMMLAQGLLIPAIVVLGLNIWTTNDCALYASGLALTNITQKPSNWMAMINGVIGTVMALWIYNHFIEWLSFLSHTLPPIGGILIADYLRNKKRYHYFNDMEIEAFHWPGIAALGVAVVLASLLPGVVPINGIIVAALSYWLFDRIAKS; from the coding sequence ATGATATTTGATGACGAATACGGGCTACGACCTGTTCCGCATTATGCTCGAAAAAGGGCGCTGCCTCTTGCGTTGGTCTTTATCGCTTTCACTATATTTTCTGCCAGTATGCATGCTGGTGGAAGCCTATATCAGCAAACTTCGAGCGATGAGTTTATTGCAGTCGTGTTGATTGGTAACTTGGTATTGGGGGTATATACCGCATTCTTGGCAAGAATTGCCGTCACTACTGGACTATCTACCCATTTGTTAGCGCACTTCTCTTTTGGAACCAAAGGATCTAAGTTGCCATCGCTTTTGTTGGGCGGAACACAAGTCGGTTGGTTTGGAGTCGGTGTGGCTATGCTCGCAATTCCGGTAAATGCAGCTACTGGGGTTGACGTCAACTTACTGATCGTGATCTCAGGTGCATTGATGATCGCCACTGCCCATTTTGGTATCTCTTCACTGATTTTTTTGTCCGCTATTGCTGTCCCTCTATTTCTACTTTTAAGTGGTTCTTCTCTCGCTCAAGTTGGCCAAGATACAATCGTCAATGTCTTTCGAAGTGATGAATCCGAAGCTGGTGTTGCCATGAGCTATACGGCAGGGCTGTCGATAGTGATTGGCTCGTTTATAAGTGCCAGCACTTTAACAGCAGACTTTGCGAGGTTTTTTAGAACTTATCGCATCGCAATGCTTGTCGTTTTGATGGCGTATTTGTTAGGTAACAGTTTGACTTTTTTCATCGGCGCTATTGGGGTATCAAGCTTAGGCTATCCAGATCTGTTTGATATGATGCTCGCTCAAGGCCTGCTTATCCCAGCGATTGTAGTGTTAGGGTTAAATATTTGGACCACTAATGACTGTGCTCTCTACGCCTCGGGTCTCGCACTGACTAATATCACCCAAAAGCCGAGCAATTGGATGGCGATGATTAATGGGGTGATAGGCACAGTGATGGCACTGTGGATTTATAATCATTTTATCGAGTGGTTGAGCTTCCTTTCTCATACTTTACCACCCATTGGAGGTATTTTGATTGCCGACTACCTTCGTAACAAAAAGCGCTACCACTACTTTAATGATATGGAGATTGAAGCTTTCCATTGGCCCGGTATAGCGGCTTTAGGTGTTGCTGTCGTTTTGGCATCGCTACTACCAGGTGTGGTACCCATCAATGGGATTATTGTTGCAGCATTAAGTTATTGGCTATTTGATCGCATAGCTAAAAGCTAA
- a CDS encoding methyl-accepting chemotaxis protein, with protein sequence MKFSHKIVAASSALLVATLALLTTQQYFAMKSELETQISVSVDEIVNGVSNTIRADIEAKKAVAQYATNLIEADIEANRFEDIEATMSDSIVKNAFLLAGLGFEKDGSNINNDPSWNPGSDWDPRARPWYKDAKNAGKLIITAPYADSATGEILVSVALPVRDKGSFVGAIFYDVSLGGLADVVNQVSLFDAGYVFIVSGDGTIIAHPDTKLNGKAMSEFLPGVAISEQPFETLIDGKEFAIDFSKVPGEDWYVGVLLDENIAYSAVDSLRNSSIIYAIIALAISIVVLLALIKSLMSPLQTLNQAIQDVASGQGDLTKRLDTNTDQEFAELASGFNTFAETLQGRISRTKELSQAIMAVTETTANDARQSSSAMSTQMQELEQLATAMNEMATTSSDVAGNAQGAASAAKDADSATEDGSRVFSHTTTAIGELSTRIDEAVEQVRQLESATANIETILKVINDIADQTNLLALNAAIEAARAGESGRGFAVVADEVRTLAQRTQESTTEIRSMIEQLQSGASAVATAMGASKDTADETVQQAEEAHQALERIRAAIQQISDMNIQIASAAEEQSLVAEEINNNTINIKDLSVQVADSANTTDSAMQQQLQNVRDQDEVMSKFIV encoded by the coding sequence ATGAAATTTAGCCACAAAATTGTAGCTGCCTCTTCTGCCTTGCTCGTTGCCACATTGGCACTACTCACCACGCAACAATACTTCGCTATGAAATCTGAGCTAGAGACTCAAATTTCTGTCAGTGTCGACGAAATTGTCAATGGCGTAAGTAACACCATTCGAGCAGATATAGAAGCCAAAAAGGCAGTGGCTCAATACGCCACCAACCTTATCGAAGCCGACATTGAAGCCAATCGTTTCGAAGATATCGAAGCCACCATGAGCGACTCCATTGTAAAGAACGCCTTTTTGCTCGCAGGTCTAGGTTTTGAAAAAGATGGTTCGAATATCAACAACGATCCTAGCTGGAATCCAGGTTCTGATTGGGACCCAAGGGCTCGTCCTTGGTACAAGGATGCCAAAAATGCTGGCAAGCTAATCATTACTGCGCCTTATGCTGACTCCGCTACAGGTGAAATCCTAGTGTCGGTTGCGCTGCCAGTGCGTGACAAAGGCAGCTTCGTTGGAGCAATCTTCTATGACGTGAGCCTTGGGGGTTTAGCTGACGTTGTAAACCAAGTCTCTTTATTTGATGCGGGATACGTATTCATCGTCTCTGGTGATGGCACTATCATCGCTCACCCTGACACCAAGTTGAATGGCAAAGCGATGAGTGAATTTTTGCCTGGTGTAGCTATCTCTGAGCAACCTTTCGAGACGCTAATCGATGGTAAAGAGTTTGCTATCGACTTCTCGAAGGTCCCAGGTGAAGATTGGTATGTTGGTGTGCTGCTAGATGAAAACATCGCATACAGCGCCGTAGATTCACTCCGCAATAGCTCCATCATTTATGCCATCATTGCCCTAGCTATCTCTATTGTCGTGCTATTGGCCTTGATCAAATCACTCATGTCACCACTGCAAACCTTAAATCAAGCGATTCAAGACGTTGCCTCCGGCCAAGGTGACCTCACTAAACGCTTAGATACCAACACTGACCAAGAGTTTGCTGAGCTTGCTTCAGGCTTCAACACATTCGCCGAAACCTTGCAAGGTCGAATCAGCCGAACTAAAGAATTAAGTCAGGCCATTATGGCGGTGACCGAAACCACGGCAAATGATGCTCGCCAATCCTCCTCAGCCATGTCAACTCAGATGCAAGAACTAGAGCAACTGGCGACCGCAATGAATGAAATGGCTACGACTTCAAGTGACGTCGCTGGTAACGCACAAGGGGCAGCTTCGGCGGCAAAAGATGCCGACAGCGCTACCGAAGATGGTAGCCGAGTATTTAGCCACACCACGACAGCCATTGGTGAACTCTCCACTCGTATCGACGAAGCTGTTGAACAGGTAAGACAGCTTGAAAGCGCTACCGCTAATATTGAAACCATTCTGAAAGTTATCAATGACATTGCCGATCAAACCAACTTGCTGGCACTCAATGCGGCGATTGAGGCGGCGCGCGCAGGTGAATCTGGCCGAGGGTTTGCTGTCGTTGCTGATGAGGTTCGTACTCTGGCGCAACGCACTCAAGAGTCGACAACGGAAATCCGCAGCATGATTGAACAACTGCAAAGTGGCGCATCTGCGGTTGCAACCGCTATGGGAGCAAGCAAAGATACTGCTGATGAAACGGTACAACAAGCTGAAGAAGCACACCAGGCACTTGAGCGTATCCGAGCTGCGATTCAACAAATCAGCGATATGAATATTCAAATCGCATCGGCTGCGGAAGAGCAGAGTTTGGTGGCTGAAGAGATCAACAACAACACCATTAACATTAAAGACCTATCGGTACAGGTAGCAGACTCTGCCAATACCACCGATAGCGCAATGCAACAACAGCTACAAAACGTGCGCGATCAAGACGAAGTAATGAGCAAGTTTATCGTCTAA
- a CDS encoding GNAT family N-acetyltransferase, which translates to MKFIPFEQPHLLQVVAWFETEDEAIAWGGWQFEWPIKPSLFLERGELPEVNYFVLAEGDEVVGFIEILRVNRYHYRLCRVAVHNQRRGQKLGNLLVSAAINYIETETPAMVVTLAVFQHNVVALNCYLKLGFQVTDQGPKLKTFNGVDWPLYQMERVISR; encoded by the coding sequence GTGAAATTTATCCCATTTGAGCAACCTCATTTACTTCAAGTCGTGGCTTGGTTTGAAACTGAGGACGAGGCGATTGCATGGGGGGGATGGCAGTTTGAGTGGCCAATAAAGCCATCCTTGTTTTTGGAGCGAGGAGAACTCCCAGAGGTAAATTATTTTGTGCTTGCCGAGGGCGATGAGGTGGTTGGCTTTATCGAAATATTGCGGGTCAATCGCTATCACTATCGTCTGTGCAGAGTCGCTGTGCATAATCAACGTAGGGGGCAAAAGCTCGGTAACTTATTGGTGAGTGCGGCCATCAATTACATTGAGACTGAAACGCCAGCCATGGTGGTTACCTTGGCAGTGTTTCAACATAACGTGGTGGCACTAAACTGTTATCTCAAGCTAGGTTTTCAGGTCACCGATCAAGGACCCAAATTAAAAACCTTTAACGGTGTTGATTGGCCGTTGTACCAGATGGAACGTGT
- the rsgA gene encoding ribosome small subunit-dependent GTPase A, whose translation MNTIFTHPVSLNQLGWQGYYQQQLTLDDYEDRSIGRIIAHHKSGYQVVTETETLHLAHHQNQPMMTVGDWIVLSNENKQFVRMLERKSLFRRKAPGPKVKEQYIAANVDTVFIVCSLNHDFNLSRIERYLALASEAGVEPVIVLTKADLCDDAQSLRNQVQALDPLLLIEVVNGLDTQSVECLRSWCRSSQTVAFIGSSGVGKSTLINTLLGDSEQKTGGIREDDSKGRHTTTSRMLLPLSEGGLLMDTPGMRELQLSGAEDGVSEAFADIETLAERCRFSDCQHQGEPGCAVEKALESGEIAQRRLNNYFKLQREQARNQATLAEKRDANRQLGKFYRSVQSESRQRKKGY comes from the coding sequence ATGAATACAATTTTTACTCATCCTGTGTCACTTAATCAACTTGGCTGGCAAGGATACTATCAACAACAACTGACACTTGACGACTACGAAGACCGTTCAATAGGTCGCATCATTGCGCACCACAAAAGCGGCTATCAGGTTGTTACTGAAACGGAAACACTGCACCTTGCCCACCACCAAAACCAACCCATGATGACGGTGGGGGACTGGATCGTGCTCAGTAATGAAAACAAGCAGTTTGTCCGTATGTTAGAGCGAAAATCACTGTTTCGCCGCAAAGCCCCTGGACCAAAGGTCAAGGAGCAGTACATTGCAGCCAATGTCGACACGGTGTTTATCGTTTGTTCTTTAAACCATGACTTTAACCTCAGTCGAATCGAGCGTTATTTGGCACTTGCTAGCGAAGCGGGTGTTGAGCCAGTCATCGTGCTGACCAAAGCTGACTTATGTGATGATGCTCAGTCACTGCGTAATCAGGTCCAAGCATTAGACCCTTTGCTGCTGATTGAAGTGGTTAATGGGTTAGATACACAAAGCGTCGAGTGTTTACGCTCCTGGTGTCGCAGCAGTCAAACCGTGGCTTTCATTGGCTCTTCAGGGGTAGGTAAATCCACCTTAATCAATACGCTACTTGGTGACAGTGAACAAAAAACTGGCGGGATACGTGAAGACGACAGTAAAGGCCGTCACACCACGACTTCAAGGATGCTGCTGCCACTGAGTGAAGGTGGACTGCTGATGGACACACCAGGAATGCGTGAATTGCAACTCTCTGGAGCAGAAGACGGTGTCAGTGAAGCCTTTGCTGATATCGAGACTCTCGCAGAGCGGTGTCGTTTTTCCGATTGCCAACACCAAGGTGAGCCTGGCTGCGCCGTGGAGAAAGCTCTTGAAAGTGGTGAGATAGCCCAACGTCGATTAAATAACTACTTCAAGCTGCAACGAGAGCAGGCGAGAAACCAAGCCACATTAGCGGAAAAGCGTGATGCTAACCGTCAATTGGGCAAGTTCTATCGCTCAGTGCAAAGTGAGTCTCGCCAACGTAAGAAAGGGTATTAA